The following are from one region of the Odontesthes bonariensis isolate fOdoBon6 chromosome 16, fOdoBon6.hap1, whole genome shotgun sequence genome:
- the LOC142401692 gene encoding organic solute transporter subunit alpha-like, with amino-acid sequence MEEQYNSTIDPACLQEPPLALDVIKQLDVFGIILYAMLTSMSCISLLLYLEQCVFIYKKLPCPKKTTIIWISGAAPVIATMACFGMWIPRAVIITDMTSNCYFAVVVYKVLVLLVEELGGSSAFLERFTGKSFKISTGPCCCCCPCLPRVPMSRFMLFLLKLGALQYAILKTFLSVLSIILWTNGNYDPADVEITGAAIWINPFIGVLTILSLWPVAIVFMNINSLLRSLSIIPKYAMYQLILVLSQLQTSIINILALDGTIACSPPFSSQARGSMLSQQIMIMEMFLISLYTRFLYRRTYDPLPTEARDNEKNNKAALEAAHLEHDI; translated from the exons ATGGAGGAACAATACAACAGCACCATCGATCCGGCTTGTTTACAAGAGCCTCCGCTGGCTCTCGATGTGATAAAGC AGCTGGATGTGTTTGGAATTATCCTCTATGCCATGCTCACCTCCATGTCCTGTATATCCCTGCTGCTGTACCTGGAGCAGTGCGTCTTCATTTATAAAAAACTGCCCTGCCCCAAGAAGACCACCATCATCTGGATAAGTGGTGCCGCACCA GTAATTGCCACCATGGCTTGCTTTGGCATGTGGATTCCCCGGGCTGTCATAATCACAGACATGACATCTAactg tTACTTTGCAGTTGTGGTGTACAAggtgttggttctgctggtggAGGAGTTGGGAGGCTCCAGTGCCTTTCTGGAACGGTTTACTGGTAAAAGCTTTAAGATCAGCACAggaccctgctgctgctgctgcccttgTTTACCCCGGGTGCCCATGTCACG ATTCATGCTATTCCTGCTGAAGTTAGGTGCTCTGCAGTACGCCATCCTAAAAACGTTCCTCTCTGTTCTTTCAATAATACTCTGGACAAACGGCAACTATGATCCCGCTGAT GTAGAGATAACTGGTGCAGCCATTTGGATCAACCCATTCATCGGTGTTCTCACAATCCTCTCCCTTTGGCCTGTCGCCATCGTTTTCATGAACATCAACAGCTTGCTGCGCAGCCTTAGCATTATACCAAAGTATGCCATGTACCAG ttAATACTTGTACTGAGCCAGCTGCAGACATCGATCATTAACATCCTGGCTTTAGACGGAACCATAGCCTGTTCCCCTCCCTTCTCCTCTCAAGCTCGTGGATCCA TGTTAAGTCAGCAGATAATGATTATGGAGATGTTCCTCATTAGTCTGTACACTCGGTTTTTGTACCGTCGCACGTATGACCCACTTCCCACTGAGGCGCGTGACAATGAGAAGAACAACAAGGCTGCCCTGGAGGCTGCTCACCTCGAGCACGATATCTAA